One part of the Deinococcus aquiradiocola genome encodes these proteins:
- a CDS encoding IS1 family transposase, with amino-acid sequence MNELTCPHCGAVRIVKNGHAHTGKQRYLCRICKYQFTLDHTRPPISPETVALVDRMLSERISHRGICRVVGVSRSWFRRHLKTLVNSVPHRIDPLEVMSSKT; translated from the coding sequence ATGAACGAGCTTACGTGTCCGCATTGCGGCGCCGTCCGCATCGTCAAAAACGGCCATGCCCACACCGGCAAGCAGCGTTACCTGTGCCGTATCTGCAAGTATCAGTTCACGCTCGACCATACCCGACCCCCGATTTCACCTGAAACCGTCGCTCTGGTCGACCGAATGTTATCCGAACGGATCTCCCACCGGGGGATCTGCCGGGTGGTCGGCGTCAGCCGCTCCTGGTTCCGCAGACACCTGAAAACCCTGGTCAACAGCGTCCCACACCGCATCGATCCGTTGGAGGTGATGTCGTCAAAAACGTGA